A window of the Euzebya sp. genome harbors these coding sequences:
- the acs gene encoding acetate--CoA ligase, which produces MSQNPALENLSSETRTFPPPEDFAAQANASDGSIYDEADADVEGWWAGHAEQLRWTSRWDTVLEWDPPHAKWFAGGTLNVADNCLDRHVEAGAGDKIAYHWEGEPVGESRDITYAELKDEVCRVANALKARGIGKGDRVAIYLPMIPELPVVMLACARIGAIHSVVFAGFSSQSLADRIDDADATMVITADGANRRGNQIPLKEAVDDALAKAATADAVETVLVVRRTGVDVEMVEGRDVWYHDEIDGQSTDCPAEEMDAEDVLYILYTSGTTGKPKGIVHTTGGYLTQTTATHRLTFDLKPDTDVYWCAADIGWVTGHSYIVYAPLANGCTSVMYEGTPDFPDKDRFWAIIAKYGVTILYTAPTAIRAFMKWGTEYPERHDLSSLRVLGTVGEPINPEAWMWYHRHIGSESAPIVDTWWQTETGGHMITPLPGITATKPGSAMRAFPGIKAVVVDDTGQPVQPGEGGYLTIQHPWPSMLRTIWGDDQRYQDTYWSRFGTDVYFAGDGAKLDDDGAIWLLGRVDDVMNVSGHRLSTTEIESALVSHEYVAEAAVVGRADEDTGQQPTAFVTLRGDREGSADLEAELREHVANQIGKIARPAEVYFTPDLPKTRSGKIMRRLLKQIAEGTELGDATTLANPDIVRALQDAASSRG; this is translated from the coding sequence ATGAGCCAGAACCCCGCACTCGAGAACCTGTCGTCCGAGACGAGGACGTTCCCACCGCCCGAGGACTTCGCCGCCCAGGCGAACGCGTCGGACGGGTCGATCTACGACGAGGCCGACGCCGACGTGGAGGGGTGGTGGGCCGGCCACGCCGAGCAGCTGCGCTGGACGTCGCGCTGGGACACCGTCCTCGAGTGGGACCCGCCCCACGCGAAGTGGTTCGCCGGCGGGACCCTGAACGTCGCCGACAACTGCCTCGACCGCCACGTCGAGGCCGGCGCCGGCGACAAGATCGCGTACCACTGGGAGGGCGAGCCGGTCGGTGAGTCGCGCGACATCACCTACGCCGAGCTGAAGGACGAGGTCTGCCGCGTCGCCAACGCCCTGAAGGCGCGGGGGATCGGCAAGGGCGACCGCGTCGCCATCTACCTGCCGATGATCCCCGAGCTGCCGGTCGTGATGCTGGCCTGCGCCCGCATCGGCGCGATCCACTCCGTGGTGTTCGCCGGGTTCAGCAGCCAGTCCCTCGCCGACCGCATCGACGACGCCGACGCGACGATGGTGATCACCGCCGACGGCGCCAACCGGCGCGGCAACCAGATCCCCCTCAAGGAGGCGGTGGACGACGCCCTCGCCAAGGCCGCCACCGCCGACGCGGTCGAGACGGTCCTCGTCGTGCGCCGCACCGGCGTGGACGTCGAGATGGTCGAGGGCCGGGACGTCTGGTACCACGACGAGATCGACGGGCAGTCCACCGACTGCCCGGCCGAGGAGATGGACGCCGAGGACGTCCTCTACATCCTCTACACCTCCGGCACGACCGGGAAGCCGAAGGGGATCGTCCACACCACCGGCGGCTACCTGACCCAGACGACCGCCACCCACCGCCTCACCTTCGACCTGAAGCCGGACACCGACGTCTACTGGTGCGCGGCCGACATCGGCTGGGTCACCGGGCACAGCTACATCGTCTACGCACCCCTCGCCAACGGCTGCACGTCGGTGATGTACGAGGGCACCCCCGACTTCCCGGACAAGGACCGGTTCTGGGCGATCATCGCCAAGTACGGCGTGACGATCCTCTACACCGCGCCGACGGCGATCCGCGCGTTCATGAAGTGGGGGACGGAGTACCCCGAGCGCCACGACCTGTCGAGCCTGCGGGTCCTCGGCACGGTGGGCGAGCCGATCAACCCCGAGGCGTGGATGTGGTACCACCGCCACATCGGCAGCGAGTCCGCGCCGATCGTGGACACCTGGTGGCAGACCGAGACCGGCGGGCACATGATCACGCCGCTGCCGGGCATCACCGCCACCAAGCCCGGCTCGGCGATGCGGGCGTTCCCCGGCATCAAGGCCGTCGTCGTCGACGACACCGGGCAGCCGGTGCAGCCGGGGGAGGGCGGCTACCTGACCATCCAGCACCCGTGGCCGTCGATGCTCCGGACCATCTGGGGCGACGACCAGCGCTACCAGGACACCTACTGGTCGCGCTTCGGGACCGACGTCTACTTCGCCGGGGACGGCGCGAAGCTCGACGACGACGGGGCGATCTGGCTGCTCGGCCGCGTGGACGACGTCATGAACGTCAGCGGCCACCGCCTGTCGACGACGGAGATCGAGTCGGCGCTCGTGTCCCACGAGTACGTCGCCGAGGCGGCGGTGGTCGGCCGCGCCGACGAGGACACCGGCCAGCAGCCGACCGCGTTCGTGACGTTACGCGGCGACCGCGAGGGATCAGCGGACCTCGAGGCCGAGCTGCGGGAGCACGTCGCCAACCAGATCGGCAAGATCGCCCGCCCGGCGGAGGTGTACTTCACCCCGGACCTGCCGAAGACCCGCTCGGGGAAGATCATGCGCCGGCTGCTGAAGCAGATCGCCGAGGGCACCGAGCTCGGGGACGCCACCACCCTGGCGAACCCCGACATCGTCCGGGCCCTCCAGGACGCCGCCTCGTCGCGCGGCTGA
- a CDS encoding sodium:solute symporter family protein: protein MSDIRLWTLIFVVGTFGLYVWIAWRSRVSDTKGFYVAGHGVPAIANGAAIGADWMSAASFISMAGIISFSGYDGSVYLMGWTGGYVLLALLIAPYLRKFGKYTVPDFVGDRYSETARAVAVVCAIFISFTYVAGQMRGVGVVFSRFLGVGITGGVIIGMAIVLFYAVLGGMKGITWTQVAQYTVLIIAYMIPAFAIAQTLTGIPIPHIGFGEVVAELDTIQAELGFAEYSSTFVGGSMLNMLFFTAALMCGTAGLPHVIVRFYTTKSVRAARFSAFWALLFLAIRYTTAPAIAAFAKLNAVESVSNVAVDDLPAWVNNWQQAELITVDDLNGDGVVQYTPDADTNEIVIDRDIMVLANPEIAGLPAPVVGLVAAGGLAAALSTASGLLLVISSSVAHDVYYKRINPQASESRRLAVGRWTMAAAVIVAGYFGVNPPGFVAEVVAFAFGLAAASFFPAITLGIFWKRTNAKGAVAGMLSGLILTAGYMLYTIPIYGGQEFIAGISPQAIGTVGMIVNFAVTIVVSLMTAPPPESMQELIEEVRLPGKSRAEIEGDIAPAH from the coding sequence ATGAGCGACATCAGGCTCTGGACACTCATCTTCGTCGTCGGCACCTTCGGGCTGTACGTCTGGATCGCCTGGCGCAGCCGGGTCAGCGACACGAAGGGCTTCTACGTCGCCGGGCACGGCGTGCCGGCGATCGCGAACGGCGCGGCCATCGGCGCGGACTGGATGAGCGCCGCGTCGTTCATCTCGATGGCGGGCATCATCAGCTTCTCGGGCTACGACGGCTCGGTGTACCTGATGGGCTGGACCGGCGGCTACGTGCTGCTCGCCCTGCTCATCGCCCCGTACCTGCGCAAGTTCGGCAAGTACACGGTCCCGGACTTCGTCGGAGACCGCTACTCGGAGACCGCGCGGGCGGTGGCCGTGGTCTGCGCGATCTTCATCTCCTTCACCTACGTCGCGGGGCAGATGCGCGGCGTCGGCGTGGTCTTCAGCCGGTTCCTCGGCGTCGGCATCACCGGCGGCGTGATCATCGGCATGGCGATCGTGCTGTTCTACGCGGTGCTCGGCGGCATGAAGGGCATCACCTGGACCCAGGTCGCCCAGTACACGGTGCTGATCATCGCCTACATGATCCCGGCGTTCGCGATCGCCCAGACCCTGACCGGGATCCCGATCCCGCACATCGGGTTCGGCGAGGTCGTCGCGGAGCTCGACACCATCCAGGCCGAGCTCGGCTTCGCCGAGTACTCCTCGACCTTCGTCGGCGGCTCGATGCTGAACATGCTGTTCTTCACCGCCGCGCTGATGTGCGGGACGGCGGGCCTGCCGCACGTGATCGTGCGCTTCTACACGACCAAGTCGGTGCGAGCCGCCCGGTTCAGCGCCTTCTGGGCGCTCCTCTTCCTCGCGATCCGGTACACGACCGCCCCGGCGATCGCGGCCTTCGCGAAGCTGAACGCCGTCGAGTCGGTGTCGAACGTCGCCGTCGACGACCTGCCCGCCTGGGTCAACAACTGGCAGCAGGCCGAGCTGATCACCGTCGACGACCTGAACGGCGACGGCGTGGTCCAGTACACGCCGGACGCCGACACCAACGAGATCGTCATCGACCGCGACATCATGGTCCTGGCGAACCCCGAGATCGCGGGCCTGCCCGCGCCGGTCGTCGGGCTGGTCGCCGCAGGTGGCCTGGCCGCCGCCCTGTCCACGGCGTCGGGGCTGTTGCTGGTGATCTCCTCGTCGGTGGCCCACGACGTCTACTACAAGCGGATCAACCCGCAGGCGTCGGAGTCACGTCGGCTCGCCGTGGGTCGCTGGACGATGGCGGCCGCCGTCATCGTGGCCGGCTACTTCGGCGTCAACCCGCCCGGCTTCGTCGCCGAGGTCGTCGCGTTCGCCTTCGGGCTCGCCGCGGCGTCGTTCTTCCCGGCGATCACGCTCGGGATCTTCTGGAAGCGCACCAACGCGAAGGGTGCGGTCGCCGGCATGCTCAGCGGCCTGATCCTCACCGCCGGCTACATGCTCTACACGATCCCGATCTACGGCGGTCAGGAGTTCATCGCCGGCATCAGCCCGCAGGCGATCGGCACCGTCGGCATGATCGTGAACTTCGCGGTGACCATCGTGGTCTCCCTGATGACGGCGCCGCCGCCGGAGTCGATGCAGGAGCTGATCGAGGAGGTCCGCCTCCCCGGCAAGTCCCGCGCCGAGATCGAGGGGGACATCGCCCCCGCCCACTGA
- a CDS encoding ABC transporter permease, whose protein sequence is MEQGDVGPLGVAASLVWSWLWIAGMTAYAAWTVRRRFPDAPSILLAAAAGFAATAGLSLAVLFGLGVFPVEGRTLVPLAGMAVGNSMTASVVAARALTDRFAEQRGQVEAALALGLPPRQAVEPLVRVVLRDALTPQVEKTRTVGLVFLPGAMVGLILAGVDPLDAVLVQVVVMYLVLGAVATSASVIAVVLSRRLFTADWRTLDLTPTD, encoded by the coding sequence GTGGAGCAGGGCGACGTCGGACCGCTGGGCGTCGCCGCGTCGTTGGTGTGGAGCTGGCTGTGGATCGCCGGGATGACGGCGTACGCGGCGTGGACGGTGCGGCGGCGGTTCCCCGACGCCCCGTCGATCCTGCTCGCCGCCGCCGCCGGGTTCGCCGCGACGGCGGGGCTCTCCCTGGCGGTGCTGTTCGGCCTCGGCGTCTTCCCCGTCGAGGGGCGCACGCTCGTGCCCCTCGCGGGCATGGCCGTCGGCAACTCGATGACCGCGTCCGTCGTCGCCGCACGGGCCCTGACCGACCGGTTCGCCGAGCAGCGCGGCCAGGTCGAGGCCGCGCTCGCCCTCGGCCTGCCCCCGCGCCAGGCGGTCGAGCCCCTGGTCCGGGTCGTCCTGCGCGACGCGCTGACCCCCCAGGTGGAGAAGACCCGCACGGTCGGGCTGGTCTTCCTCCCCGGCGCGATGGTCGGTCTCATCCTGGCCGGGGTGGACCCCCTCGACGCCGTCCTGGTCCAGGTCGTGGTCATGTACCTCGTCCTGGGTGCCGTGGCGACGTCGGCCAGCGTGATCGCGGTGGTCCTCAGCCGGCGCCTCTTCACCGCCGATTGGCGCACCCTCGACCTGACCCCCACGGACTAG
- a CDS encoding S8 family serine peptidase: MRTSRAVVVTALSVALALPTSALAQPASAPPVPADALPAPTGVPAVALDEEVVEAIESVEAEAEEEAWIAQESTTATTADIAKAIRSHQVRNQLTGEGVGVALIDTGVAPVDGLTDVVHGPDVSLDAPFDEVRSIDAYGHGTHLAGLITSDRPDARGIAPDATLVSVKAGASNGAVDVSQVIAAIDWVVLHREELDIRVLVLAYGTDGVQDPAVDPLAHAVETAWRNGIVVVASAGNDGEAVPDLANPARDPWVIAVGAADTRGTHGVGDDVLADFSAPGDAGRHPDVVAPGIGIVSAEVPGSYLAETYPAASRPGGLFRGHGTSQAAAIAGGAAALLIEANPSLTPDQVKAILTGTARPLGGAADPGAGAGMLTVDAAVRAARGSVPAHVQGLPASTGTGTLEGSRGTHHLVDPDGEQMLVGEFDIHGQPFDAAAWAAAATAGTSWQDGMWNGTAWTGTGWTPNAWGGRSWVGRSWVGDSWDGRSWVGRSWVGRSWVGRSWVGRSWVSVSWDGRSWVGRSWVGNSWDGRSWD; this comes from the coding sequence ATGCGAACCTCACGAGCCGTCGTCGTCACCGCCCTGTCGGTGGCGCTGGCCCTGCCCACATCCGCGCTCGCCCAGCCGGCGAGCGCCCCCCCGGTCCCGGCTGACGCCCTGCCCGCCCCCACCGGCGTGCCCGCCGTCGCCCTGGACGAGGAGGTCGTCGAGGCGATCGAGTCCGTCGAGGCCGAGGCCGAGGAGGAGGCGTGGATCGCCCAGGAGTCCACGACCGCCACGACCGCTGACATCGCGAAGGCCATCCGCTCCCACCAGGTCCGCAACCAGCTGACCGGCGAGGGCGTCGGCGTGGCCCTCATCGACACCGGCGTGGCGCCGGTGGACGGGTTGACCGACGTGGTCCACGGCCCGGACGTCTCGCTCGACGCCCCCTTCGACGAGGTCCGCTCGATCGACGCCTACGGCCACGGCACCCACCTCGCCGGGCTGATCACCTCCGACCGCCCCGACGCCCGCGGCATAGCGCCCGACGCGACCCTCGTCTCGGTCAAGGCCGGCGCGTCGAACGGCGCCGTCGACGTGTCCCAGGTCATCGCGGCCATCGACTGGGTGGTCCTGCACCGCGAGGAGCTCGACATCCGGGTGCTCGTCCTGGCCTACGGGACCGACGGGGTCCAGGACCCGGCGGTCGACCCGCTGGCGCACGCCGTCGAGACCGCGTGGCGCAACGGCATCGTCGTGGTCGCCTCGGCCGGCAACGACGGCGAGGCGGTCCCCGACCTCGCCAACCCGGCGCGGGACCCCTGGGTCATCGCGGTCGGGGCAGCCGACACCCGCGGCACCCACGGCGTCGGCGACGACGTCCTGGCGGACTTCTCCGCCCCCGGTGATGCCGGTCGCCACCCCGACGTGGTCGCCCCCGGCATCGGCATCGTGTCCGCCGAGGTGCCCGGCTCGTACCTGGCCGAGACCTACCCGGCGGCGTCCCGCCCGGGCGGGCTGTTCCGCGGGCACGGCACGTCCCAGGCCGCGGCCATCGCCGGCGGCGCCGCGGCCCTGCTCATCGAGGCGAACCCGTCGCTGACCCCGGACCAGGTCAAGGCGATCCTGACCGGTACCGCGCGACCTCTCGGCGGCGCCGCCGACCCCGGCGCGGGCGCCGGGATGCTGACCGTCGACGCGGCGGTCCGCGCCGCGAGGGGCAGCGTGCCCGCCCACGTCCAGGGCCTGCCCGCGAGCACCGGCACCGGGACGCTCGAGGGCTCCCGCGGCACCCACCACCTCGTGGACCCGGACGGCGAGCAGATGCTCGTCGGCGAGTTCGACATCCACGGCCAGCCCTTCGACGCCGCCGCCTGGGCGGCCGCCGCGACGGCGGGCACGTCATGGCAGGACGGCATGTGGAACGGCACCGCGTGGACCGGGACCGGCTGGACGCCGAACGCCTGGGGCGGTCGGAGCTGGGTGGGTCGCAGCTGGGTCGGCGACAGCTGGGACGGGCGGTCCTGGGTCGGCCGCAGCTGGGTCGGTCGCAGCTGGGTCGGCCGCAGCTGGGTCGGCCGCTCCTGGGTGTCGGTCAGCTGGGACGGCCGCTCCTGGGTCGGTCGCAGCTGGGTCGGCAACAGCTGGGACGGGCGGTCCTGGGACTGA